In the genome of Vibrio sp. NTOU-M3, one region contains:
- a CDS encoding rod shape-determining protein — protein MFKKLRGIFSNDLSIDLGTANTLIYVKGQGIVLDEPSVVAIRQDRNRAGKSVAAVGHAAKQMLGRTPGNISAIRPMKDGVIADFYVTEKMLQHFIKQVHDNSILKPSPRVLVCVPCGSTQVERRAIRESALGAGAREVYLIDEPMAAAIGAGLRVSEPTGSMVVDIGGGTTEVAVISLNGVVYSSSVRIGGDRFDEAIINYVRRNYGSLIGEATAEKIKHEIGSAYPGDEVQEIEVRGRNLAEGVPRSFSLNSNEILEALQEPLTGIVSAVMVALEQCPPELASDISENGMVLTGGGALLKDLDRLLTEETGIPVVIAEDPLTCVARGGGKALEMIDMHGGDLFSEE, from the coding sequence ATGTTCAAAAAACTTCGTGGCATATTTTCTAATGACCTATCTATCGATTTAGGTACTGCCAATACTCTTATTTACGTAAAAGGACAGGGTATCGTCCTTGACGAACCTTCAGTTGTTGCCATTCGACAAGATCGTAACCGTGCAGGCAAAAGTGTTGCTGCTGTAGGTCACGCCGCAAAACAAATGCTAGGTCGTACACCTGGTAATATTTCTGCTATTCGTCCGATGAAAGATGGTGTGATCGCCGACTTTTACGTGACAGAAAAAATGTTACAGCACTTCATTAAGCAAGTTCATGACAACAGCATTCTAAAACCAAGCCCGCGCGTATTAGTATGTGTCCCTTGTGGTTCGACGCAAGTTGAGCGACGTGCGATCCGTGAATCTGCATTGGGTGCAGGTGCTCGCGAAGTTTACTTAATTGATGAGCCGATGGCAGCAGCAATTGGTGCGGGCCTACGTGTCTCTGAGCCAACAGGTTCGATGGTGGTCGATATCGGTGGCGGTACGACGGAAGTTGCGGTGATCTCTCTAAACGGTGTGGTTTACTCTTCATCAGTTCGTATTGGTGGTGACCGCTTTGATGAAGCGATCATTAACTATGTTCGTCGTAACTACGGCAGCTTGATTGGTGAAGCAACGGCAGAAAAGATCAAACATGAAATCGGTTCTGCTTACCCTGGTGATGAAGTTCAAGAAATCGAAGTTCGTGGTCGTAACCTTGCTGAAGGTGTGCCACGTAGCTTTAGCCTGAACTCAAACGAAATTCTGGAAGCGTTGCAAGAGCCGCTAACAGGTATTGTTTCTGCAGTAATGGTTGCTCTTGAGCAGTGTCCACCTGAGCTTGCTTCTGATATTTCAGAAAATGGCATGGTGCTTACTGGTGGTGGTGCCTTGTTAAAAGATTTAGATCGTCTGCTTACCGAAGAAACGGGTATTCCGGTTGTGATTGCAGAAGATCCGCTGACGTGTGTTGCTCGAGGTGGTGGTAAAGCCCTTGAGATGATCGACATGCATGGCGGCGATCTATTCAGCGAAGAATAA
- the mreD gene encoding rod shape-determining protein MreD: MASSFMRGRMAIFCSFLLALTLQTIPWPGILDLMRPSWLLLVTCYWVLALPHRVNVGTALILGLLWDLLLGSTLGIRGMMMSIVIYIVALNFLVLRNMALWQQAIIIGLLSIVLEGLIFFGEYLIQDISFNPLSLWSGLINCILWPWMFLLMRRVRRHWHVK; the protein is encoded by the coding sequence GTGGCCAGTAGTTTCATGCGAGGCCGAATGGCCATTTTTTGCTCATTTCTGTTAGCGCTGACGCTACAAACCATTCCTTGGCCGGGCATTTTGGATCTAATGCGTCCTTCTTGGCTATTGCTTGTTACTTGTTATTGGGTATTGGCATTGCCGCATCGAGTTAATGTAGGCACCGCACTGATCTTAGGATTACTGTGGGATTTGCTTCTTGGTTCAACCCTTGGGATCCGAGGGATGATGATGTCCATTGTCATCTACATTGTGGCACTGAACTTTTTGGTGTTACGTAATATGGCTCTGTGGCAACAAGCGATCATCATCGGACTGTTATCGATAGTTCTAGAAGGCCTGATTTTCTTCGGTGAATACCTCATTCAAGATATTAGTTTTAATCCGCTCTCTCTTTGGAGTGGATTGATAAACTGCATCTTGTGGCCGTGGATGTTTTTATTGATGCGTCGAGTGAGACGCCATTGGCATGTGAAATAG
- the mreC gene encoding rod shape-determining protein MreC: MKPIFGRGPSLQLRLFFAVILSASLMLADSRLGAFTQVRYLLNSLVSPIQYVADLPRTMFDGFYERFHTRQTLLTTSQTLKREVLRLKSDLLLLDQYREENQRLRKLLGSSFVRDERKVVAEVMAVDTSPYRHQVVIDKGHVDGVYVGQPVANDKGIVGQVTFVSAHNSRVLLLTDSNSAIPVQVIRNDIRVIASGNGQVDKIQLEHIPISTDIQQDDLLVTSGLGGVYPEGYPVAHISKVERDSRREFALIEADPVVDFERLRYLLLIWPNDARQEKVIQAAPENMTEGENSGQ; encoded by the coding sequence ATGAAGCCGATTTTTGGCCGAGGACCTTCACTTCAGTTACGACTATTTTTCGCCGTGATCCTATCAGCCAGCCTTATGCTGGCTGATAGTCGTTTAGGTGCATTTACTCAGGTTCGCTACCTGCTCAACAGTCTGGTTTCTCCAATTCAATATGTTGCGGATCTACCTCGTACCATGTTTGATGGTTTTTATGAGCGCTTTCATACTCGCCAGACGTTGTTGACAACCAGCCAGACCCTTAAACGAGAAGTGTTAAGACTCAAGAGTGATTTGTTGTTGCTCGACCAATACCGTGAGGAAAACCAGCGACTTCGCAAATTACTGGGCTCTTCTTTCGTTCGTGACGAAAGAAAAGTGGTAGCCGAAGTTATGGCGGTAGATACTTCACCTTATCGTCACCAAGTGGTGATTGATAAAGGCCATGTGGATGGTGTTTATGTTGGACAGCCCGTTGCTAATGACAAAGGGATCGTCGGGCAAGTCACGTTCGTTTCTGCGCATAACAGCCGTGTGTTGCTGCTGACAGATAGTAATAGTGCGATTCCTGTGCAGGTGATCCGCAATGATATTCGAGTCATTGCTTCCGGTAATGGTCAAGTCGATAAGATCCAGCTCGAACACATCCCCATTAGCACTGATATCCAGCAAGATGATTTATTGGTGACCTCTGGTTTGGGTGGCGTTTATCCAGAAGGTTATCCCGTTGCTCATATTTCCAAAGTAGAGCGAGATAGCCGGAGGGAGTTTGCCTTGATTGAGGCTGATCCTGTGGTGGATTTTGAGCGCTTACGTTATTTATTGCTGATTTGGCCCAATGACGCCCGTCAAGAAAAGGTGATTCAGGCTGCACCAGAAAACATGACAGAAGGTGAGAATAGTGGCCAGTAG
- a CDS encoding nucleoside triphosphate pyrophosphatase translates to MTKKQLVLASGSPRRKELLSHLGYDFSIICTDVEEQQSNDESAQQYVARLSQDKALAGVALAPDSVVVGSDTIVVVDGVVLEKPADLSHAKQMLMQLSDRSHQVMTAVTVANKEKKKTVVVTTNVWFKRLSEEEIEQYWHTGEPCDKAGSYGIQGIGGRFVTRIEGSYHAVVGLPLFETDQLLHEFL, encoded by the coding sequence ATGACAAAAAAACAGCTCGTATTGGCTTCTGGCTCACCAAGAAGAAAAGAACTATTGAGTCATCTTGGGTACGATTTTTCAATCATTTGTACGGATGTTGAAGAGCAGCAATCAAACGATGAATCCGCGCAGCAATACGTTGCGCGCTTGTCACAAGATAAAGCGTTAGCAGGTGTGGCATTAGCACCGGATTCTGTGGTTGTTGGCTCAGACACCATTGTGGTGGTTGATGGCGTTGTACTGGAGAAGCCGGCGGATCTGTCCCATGCTAAACAGATGTTGATGCAATTGTCTGATCGCAGTCATCAGGTTATGACGGCGGTGACAGTCGCAAATAAAGAGAAAAAGAAAACGGTCGTAGTAACGACAAATGTATGGTTCAAGCGCCTGTCAGAAGAAGAAATAGAACAATACTGGCACACAGGTGAACCATGCGATAAAGCTGGCAGTTATGGTATTCAGGGTATAGGTGGGCGATTCGTCACGCGTATAGAAGGCAGCTACCATGCGGTGGTTGGTTTGCCATTATTTGAAACTGACCAGCTCTTGCACGAATTCTTATAA
- the rng gene encoding ribonuclease G, whose product MSAELLINVTPSETRVAMIEGGALQEVHVEREAKRGIVGNIYKGKVSRVLPGMQAAFVDIGLDKAAFLHASDIVPHTECVAENEKQQFQVRDISELVRQGQDIVVQVVKDPLGTKGARLTTDITLPSRYLVFMPGASHVGVSQRIESEAERERLKKVVARYCDEDGGFIIRTAAEGADEKEMSQDAAFLKRLWSKVTERRSKYKTRSTLYGELGLSQRILRDFVGTELTKILVDSRQEFENLKEFTSEYVPELTEKLELYEGDKPIFDMYDTENEIQRSLERKVELKSGGYLIIDQTEAMTTVDINTGAFVGRRNLEETIFNTNVEATQAIARQLRLRNLGGIIIIDFIDMAADEHRRRVLTSLEAALSNDRVKTNINGFTQLGLVEMTRKRTRESIEHVLCSTCPTCEGRGSVKTVESVCYEILREITRVNRAYDADKFVVYASPAVAETLQGDESHALAELEVFIGKEVKIQAEHLYIQEQFDVVMM is encoded by the coding sequence ATGAGTGCAGAGTTGTTGATCAACGTGACCCCGAGTGAGACTCGTGTGGCCATGATTGAGGGTGGAGCTTTACAAGAAGTCCACGTTGAACGTGAAGCAAAACGGGGTATTGTCGGGAACATTTACAAAGGCAAAGTCAGCCGGGTATTACCGGGCATGCAGGCTGCATTTGTCGATATTGGTTTAGATAAAGCTGCATTTCTCCACGCGTCAGATATCGTGCCGCATACCGAGTGTGTAGCAGAAAACGAAAAGCAGCAATTTCAAGTTCGTGATATTTCTGAACTGGTCCGTCAGGGACAAGACATTGTTGTTCAAGTGGTAAAAGATCCGCTTGGCACTAAAGGCGCGCGCCTAACAACCGATATCACCTTACCATCTCGTTATCTTGTCTTTATGCCGGGCGCGAGTCATGTTGGTGTTTCTCAGCGTATTGAGAGTGAAGCGGAGCGTGAGCGCCTCAAAAAGGTCGTTGCACGTTATTGTGACGAAGATGGTGGCTTTATTATCCGGACTGCGGCTGAAGGTGCGGATGAAAAAGAAATGTCTCAGGATGCGGCTTTTTTGAAGCGACTATGGTCCAAAGTAACTGAGCGCCGCAGCAAATATAAAACCCGTTCGACCTTGTATGGGGAATTGGGATTATCACAACGTATCCTGCGTGATTTTGTTGGGACAGAGCTGACTAAGATCTTAGTGGATTCTCGTCAGGAGTTTGAAAACCTAAAAGAATTCACCAGCGAATATGTACCAGAGCTAACCGAGAAGCTGGAACTTTATGAAGGTGATAAGCCCATTTTCGATATGTACGATACCGAGAATGAAATTCAACGTTCATTAGAGCGCAAGGTCGAACTCAAATCTGGCGGGTATTTGATCATTGATCAGACCGAAGCAATGACTACCGTAGACATTAACACCGGTGCATTTGTTGGCCGTCGTAATCTAGAAGAAACCATTTTCAATACCAACGTCGAAGCGACACAAGCCATTGCTCGCCAATTACGTTTACGTAATTTAGGCGGCATTATCATCATTGATTTTATCGATATGGCCGCAGACGAACACCGTCGTCGCGTATTGACCTCGCTCGAAGCTGCACTGAGCAATGACCGGGTAAAAACAAACATCAACGGCTTTACTCAGCTTGGTTTGGTTGAAATGACCCGCAAACGCACTCGAGAGAGCATTGAACATGTTTTATGTTCAACTTGTCCTACTTGTGAAGGGCGAGGCAGCGTGAAAACCGTGGAGTCGGTGTGTTACGAGATTCTGCGAGAAATTACACGAGTGAACCGCGCTTACGATGCGGATAAATTTGTGGTTTATGCCTCTCCTGCGGTGGCTGAAACACTTCAGGGTGATGAATCACATGCATTAGCAGAACTGGAAGTGTTTATTGGTAAAGAAGTAAAAATTCAGGCTGAACATCTTTATATTCAAGAGCAGTTTGATGTCGTGATGATGTAA